Proteins from a single region of Candidatus Scalindua japonica:
- a CDS encoding pyridoxal phosphate-dependent aminotransferase, which translates to MKQETIVKNLIRDDISSSPPFTVSELPHKAKLDQNESPFDLPDDVKVILLKKLREYQWNRYPQPSLYANVKKTFAKAIGFPPDNLILTIGCDQLIQGIYLICGGHDRNALVFEPTYPMFSHAARFNQTDVTRIQLAAEEIPTKDHINRSEHNIIFIVAPNNPNGAFPEEGVIETALSKNSLIFVDESYVDFSKRTWSHHLKEHPNLFIARSASKSCMAGLRLGFGIGHPDIINAMETTFTAPYHLSCLQLVIAKHFDLILPHLKNHADTIISERERVANQFKEMEIPFIPSQGNFILFKVKNPPGIFQRLSESGVRIRSLHTIPGLSDYVRVTIGKKEENNLFLEELRTLPYK; encoded by the coding sequence ATGAAACAGGAAACAATAGTAAAAAATTTAATAAGAGATGATATCTCTTCTTCACCTCCTTTTACTGTCTCTGAACTCCCACACAAAGCAAAGCTGGACCAGAACGAATCACCATTTGACCTGCCGGATGATGTCAAGGTGATATTACTGAAAAAGCTCAGGGAATATCAGTGGAATCGATACCCACAACCGTCTTTGTATGCAAATGTTAAAAAAACTTTTGCTAAAGCAATCGGGTTCCCACCGGATAACCTGATACTTACTATAGGCTGTGATCAGCTTATTCAAGGCATTTATCTTATTTGCGGTGGACATGATCGGAATGCATTGGTCTTTGAGCCTACGTATCCTATGTTTTCACATGCTGCAAGGTTTAACCAGACCGATGTGACCAGAATACAACTTGCCGCAGAAGAAATTCCGACTAAAGATCACATTAACAGATCAGAGCACAACATTATCTTTATTGTTGCACCTAATAATCCAAACGGGGCCTTTCCTGAAGAAGGTGTTATAGAAACGGCTCTTTCTAAAAACTCGTTAATATTTGTTGACGAATCATATGTTGATTTCTCTAAACGAACATGGTCTCACCATTTAAAAGAGCATCCTAATCTCTTTATCGCCCGCTCAGCATCAAAGTCATGTATGGCAGGACTACGTCTGGGATTTGGCATAGGCCACCCTGACATTATTAATGCCATGGAAACCACTTTTACAGCGCCATATCATTTAAGTTGTCTACAACTGGTAATCGCAAAACACTTTGATCTTATACTGCCTCACCTGAAAAACCATGCGGATACTATTATTTCGGAAAGAGAACGCGTTGCAAATCAGTTCAAAGAGATGGAAATACCTTTTATTCCATCACAAGGAAATTTTATTCTATTTAAGGTTAAAAACCCACCCGGTATTTTTCAGCGATTATCTGAATCCGGTGTGCGTATACGCAGTCTTCATACCATCCCTGGACTGTCTGATTATGTTCGTGTAACAATAGGCAAAAAGGAAGAAAATAATTTGTTTCTTGAGGAACTTAGAACACTCCCGTATAAATAA